DNA from Hordeum vulgare subsp. vulgare unplaced genomic scaffold, MorexV3_pseudomolecules_assembly, whole genome shotgun sequence:
GAAGTAAGCCATTGTCGCGGCAATAGTGAGCCAAAGTAGTATTTGCGGTGAATCCCCCGGTTAAGTAGTCATGCATTACAATAGGAACCCCTAATTCTCTCGCAAATACAGCTCTCTTAATCATTTCTTCACATGTACCCGCAGTCGCATTCAAGTAATGCCCCTTGATTTCACCGGTTTCGGCCTGTGATTTATAAATAGCTTCGGCACAAAAGACAAAACGGTCTCTCCAGCGCATAAATGGTTGTGAGTTTACGTTTTCATCATCTTTGGTAAAATCAAGTCCACCACGTAGACACTCATAACACGCTCTACCATAATTTTTTGCGGATAATCCCAATTTTGGTTTAATAGTACATCCCAATAAAGGACGGCCATACTTGTTCAACTTATCTCTTTCAACTTGGATACCATGAGGCGGGCCTTGGAAAGTTTTTGAATAAGTAGGGGGAATTCGTAGATCCTCCAAACGTAGAGCACGTAGGGCTTTGAACCCAAATACGTTACCCACAATGGAAGTAAACATGTTAGTAACGGAACCCTCCTCAAATAGGTCTAATGGATAAGCTACATAACAGATCCATTGGCTGTCTTCCCCAGCAACAGGCTCGATGTGATAGCATCGTCCTTTGTAACGATCAAGACTGGTAAGTCCATCAGTCCAAACAGTTGTCCATGTACCAGTAGAAGATTCGGCAGCTACTGCAGCCCCTGCTTCTTCGGGCGGAACCCCAGGCTGAGGACTTACTCGGAATGCTGCCAAGATATCAGTATCCTTAGTTTCATACTCTGGGGTGTAGTAAGTCAATTTATAATCTTTAACACCAGCTTGAAATCCAACACCTgctttagtttctgtttgtgGTGACATAAGTCCCTCCCTACAACTCTTGAATTAAGAATTCTCACAATAACAGGGTCTACTCGATGTTAATTAGGCGTAAATGAAACTTTAGCAAAAATCTCGTAAAACAAAAAGGATATTCAATTAATATAATATCAACTCATTAAAGAAAATTGAGGGCATGCTTAGGTTAATGAATATGTTTCATTCATATATAATGCGTACACCCTGTGTATGTTCTATCCTATAGGAATTCCACTATAGGAATTCGATAGGAATTGAGTTGTTGTTATGGTAAGTTAACACGGTTCGTTATTAAACCATGGATTTGATTTACCAAATCCATCATTATTGTATACTCTTTGATAGGTATAGCGCAACCCAAATTAATCCCTAATCCTTATTTTACAAGTTCTTAATAGGTCTCTTTTCTTATTTGGAATGCAAATACCTAACTAAATACTAATAAAATTCTTTGTTGACAGCAATCTATGCTTCACAGTAGTATATATTTTGTATATCGAAGTCCTAGATAGGAAAGTAGAGTAGGCACAGATCCTCCACAAAAGGCAAAATGTATATGAAAAAAAGATTGATTGAACTTTCCAACGGACTCATTCCATGAGTAAACGATTGAATGGGATTCGCTTGGGCAACGAAATCAAGTCCTGgtccccttttctctcttattgaaTTAACTAATTCATTTCCTTTTtacttttggattttttttgatttgatttggcattattcaacaataaaaaaagaaaaatttcGACAAATTCCTTTTTTTTAATTATGTGATAATTATGAGAACCAATCCTACTACTTCTCGTCCCGGGGTTTCCACAAGTGAAGAAAAAAGTACAGGtcgtatcgatcaaattattggaCCCGTGCTGGATGTCACTTTTCCCCCGGGCAAGTTACCTTATATTTATAACGCTTTAGTAGTCCAGAGTAGAGACACTGCCGATAAGCAAATTAATGTGACTTGTGAGGTACAACAATTATTAGGAAATAATCGAGTTAGAGCTGTAGCTATGAGTGCTACGGACGGGTTGATGAGAGGAATGGAAGTGATTGACACGGGAGCTCCTCTCAGTGTTCCGGTCGGTGGAGCTACTCTCGGACGAATTTTCAACGTTCTTGGGGAGCCTGTTGACAATTTGGGTCCTGTAGATAGTAGTGCAACGTTCCCTATTCATAGATCTGCGCCTGCCTTTATCGAGTTAGATACGAAATTATCCATCTTTGAAACAGGTATTAAGGTCGTCGATCTTTTAGCTCCTTATCGACGTGGAGGAAAAATAGGACTATTTGGGGGGGCTGGAGTAGGTAAAACAGTACTGATCATGGAATTAATCAATAACATTGCTAAAGCTCATGGGGGCGTATCCGTATTCGGTGGAGTAGGGGAACGGACTCGTGAAGGAAATGATCTTTATATGGAAATGAAGGAATCCGGAGTAATTAATGAAAAAAATATTGAAGAATCAAAGGTAGCTCTAGTCTATGGCCAAATGAATGAACCACCGGGAGCTCGTATGAGAGTTGGTTTAACTGCCCTAACTATGGCAGAATATTTCCGAGATGTTAATAAGCAAGACGTGCTTTTATTTATCGATAATATCTTTCGTTTTGTTCAAGCAGGATCAGAGGTATCCGCTTTATTAGGGAGAATGCCCTCCGCAGTGGGTTATCAACCTACTCTTAGTACAGAAATGGGTTCTTTGCAAGAAAGAATTGCTTCTACTAAAAAGGGATCTATAACTTCGATTCAAGCAGTTTATGTACCTGCGGACGATTTGACCGACCCTGcccctgccacaacatttgcacaTTTGGATGCTACTACCGTACTTTCCAGAGGATTAGCTTCCAAGGGTATTTATCCAGCAGTAGATCCTTTAGATTCAACATCAACTATGTTACAGCCTCGGATCGTTGGCAACGAACATTATGAAACTGCGCAAAGAGTTAAGGAAACTTTACAACGTTACAAAGAACTTCAGGACATTATCGCAATTCTTGGCTTGGATGAATTATCGGAAGAGGATCGTTTAACTGTAGCAAGAGCAAGAAAAATTGAGCGTTTCTTATCACAACCGTTCTTTGTGGCAGAAGTTTTTACTGGTTCTCCAGGAAAGTATGTTGCTCTTGCGGAAACTATTAGGGGATTTCAACTAATCCTTTCCGGAGAATTAGACGGCCTACCTGAACAGGCTTTTTATTTGGTGGGTAACATCGATGAAGCTAGCACGAAAGCTATAACcttagaagaggagaacaaatcgcAGAAATGAAATTAAATCTTTATGTACTGACTCCTAAGCGAATTATTTGGGATTGTGAAGTGAAAGAAATCATTTTATCCACGAATAGTGGCCAAATTGGCGTATTACCAAACCACGCCCCTATTAACACAGCAGTAGATATGGGTCCTTTGAGAATACGCCTCCTCAACGACCAATGGTTAACGGCGGTTCTGTGGAGCGGTTTTGCGAGAATAGTTAATAATGAGATCATCATTTTAGGAAATGATGCGGAACTGGGTAGTGATATTGATCCGGAAGAAGCTCAAAAGGCACTTGAAATAGCCGAAGCTAACTTGAGTAAAGCTGAGGGTACGAAAGATTTGGTTGAAGCGAAGCTCGCTCTCAGACGAGCTAGGATACGAATCGAGGCTGTCAATTGGATTCCCCCATCCAATTGAAGACAATCCAGTGGTTTATAGTTGATACAAAGAAAAAGGGAAGAGGGGTAGAAAAAGTTATTAGATAGCGAAGCGAAGTAAGTCCAATGCTATCTAGTAATTTTTCTACCTACTTACCTACTATTGGATTTGAACCAATGACTCCCGCCGTATGAAAGCAATACTCTAACCACTGAGTTAAGTAGGCAATTTATCACCACAAAGGAAGACCCATTACTTCGATCGATTATATATTGAATCCCTTTTCTAAGCAATACCGCTCTGTTATTGGTCTGTTATATACTAAATACTAAACTAAATACTAAACAGATACAGATCAAAGGGATATCCTCTGGCATTAGAAAATATTCATCTTGACAAGAAATTCTCTATATGTTAAGATATCTCTGATAAGGGCTATAGCTCAGTTCGGTAGAGCAACTCGTTTACACGTGCGCCAATGCTTTTCAAAGGAGCTTATTATGCAATGAACATAATCGATCTTATTGCAAAATCAATGTCTTACTTCATAGATTCGAGAGAATAGGAGAACAGTAGCCTGACAAACAGTCGGTTCAGTCCGATTCAGGTGCCAATTCAGGTGCCTAATCAAATAGAACCCTTATGGATTTGCTAGTTGATAAGGTAAATATCCAGCCCACTAAATGCTAGGCGTAATGAGGATAAGGGCCTCCAAAAAACTTCTTTTCGTTCTATGAACTTTAAGGTGTATGAAGTCTCATAGTTAACTCTTGCAGTGGAACGATAGAGACTCCATTTCACTTAGGTTGATTTAATTTAGACCAGAGGCAGACCTAAGTCAAGGTAATCCTCCTTTGAAACACTTTGGTATTGCTCCTAGATAGATCATAATACAAAAAATCAATCAGAGCACAGGGAGCCATCTCATTATCTTTCCGTAAAGAAAAACTATGGTGGACTAACTGATCTTTAAATCAGTTTATGAAAGAGCCCAATGCAAAAAAATGCATGTTGGGTCTTTGAAACAGTTCAAATCATTTCGATAATAATCCGTTTGATCTGTTTTACCGAGAAGGTCTACGGTTCGAATCCGTATAGCCCTAATATgcccttttttctattttaggatctcTATCCTATGTTTTCTTTAGTTTAGTATAGTTTTCATTTTCGCATTAGTATTTGTTTATAGACTGGATAGGCGCCTGCGACATAGAATAGAGATAAAAGCATTACCAAAGGCTCATTCATCGAAAATCAAAATCATACAGACAggaaaagaaaaacgaaaaatagaaaaaataaagtaaagagTAAATAAGAAAACAGAATATTCTGTCTCATAGTTCTGAAATAgagttctttatttttatttttatagtatTACTTCTCATTATACTGCATAGATTAGTCCTACTATCTTAATTAggttctaattattctaattagtaGTATTCTCATTTTTATTTAATAGTCTCTTATTATTATTAAATAGTAAATAAAGGATAGAGCTATTCTTTTTTTATAGAGATTCTAGAGAAAGCGAGACAAAGTGAAACGATAaagttttctttatataagaattAGATCTACATACACCATATCTAAATAGAATGGAAATCCAAAAGAAAGGGAGTTGGGATTCCATTGGATGAATCTTTAAAGAAGATGCAGCACAGAGGAAACAAAGGCTAAACTAAGCGCTTTTGTTTGAACAAAAAAGATTCTTGTTTCaccgaggaaaagagagaagttcTGGATAAATTGACAATGCTGAATTGAATTGACTAATTTAAGTTCCGCCTATTCCACATTAATGGGAGTACATTATGTTTCTGCTTCACGAATATGATATTTTTTGGACATTTCTAATAATAGCAAGCCTTATTCCTATTTTGGCATTTTCGATTTCAGGGCTTTTAGCCCCGGTTAGTGAAGGACCAGAGAAGCTTTCTAGTTATGAATCGGGTATAGAACCCATGGGAGGGGCTTGGGTACAATTCCGAATACGCTATTATATGTTTGCgctcgtttttgttgtttttgatgtggaaACCGTCTTTCTATACCCTTGGGCAATGAGTTTCGACGTATTGGGTGTATCCGTTTTTATCGAAGCTTTGATTTTCGTGCTTATCTTAGTTGTCGGTTTAGTTTATGCATGGCGAAAAGGAGCCTTGGAATGGTCTTAACTGAATATTTagacaaaaaaaaagaaggaaaagattCTATTGAGACAGTTATGAATTTGATTGAGTTTCCCTTACTTGACCAAACAAGTTCCAATTCTGTTATTTCAACTACACTAAATGATCTTTCGAATTGGTCAAGACTCTCCAGTTTATGGCCCCTTCTATACGGTACCAGTTGTTgtttcattgaatttgcttcaTTAATAGGTTCACGATTCGATTTTGATCGTTATGGATTGGTACCAAGATCAAGTCCTAGGCAAGCAGACCTAATTTTAACAGCCGGTACGGTAACAATGAAAATGGCTCCGTCTTTAGTGAGATTATACGAGCAAATGCCTGAACCAAAATACGTCATTGCTATGGGAGCCTGTACTATTACAGGGGGAATGTTCAGTACGGATTCCTATAGTACTGTTCGGGGAGTTGATAAGTTAATTCCTGTGGATGTCTACTTGCCGGGCTGCCCTCCTAAACCGGAGGCAGTTATAGATGCCCTAACAAAACTTCGTAAGAAGATATCGCGAGAAATAGTTGAGGATCGAACTCTatctcaaaataaaaaaagatgttTTACTACCAGTCACAAGCTTTATGTTAGGCGCAGTACTCATACAGGAACTTATGAGCAAGAATTGCTCTATCAATCACCATCGACATTAGATATATCttctgaaacttttttaaaatccAAAAGTCCAGTACCTTCCTACAAATTAGTGAATTAGGAGGGGGGGGCTCTTTTgtgtagaaaaagaaaaagcagagcaatctttcaaacttgcatccgaaaTGGGAAATATTTATACAAAGAGGGAGAGATGAAGACAATGCAGCAGGGTTGGTTATCTAATTGGCTAGTCAAACATGAGGTGGTTCATAGATCTTTGGGCTTTGATCACCGAGGAATAGAGACTTTACAAATAAAAGCAGGGGATTGGGATTCCATTGCTGTCATTTTATATGTATATGGTTATAATTATTTACGCTCCCAATGTGCTTATGATGTAGCACCCGGTGGATCTTTAGCTAGCGTGTATCATCTTACAAGAATACAATACGGTATAGATAATCCAGAAGAAGTCTGCATAAAAGTCTTTGCCCAAAAGGATAATCCTAGAATTCCGTCTGTCTTCTGGATTTGGAGAAGTGCCGATTTTCAAGAACGCGAATCTTATGATATGGTGGGAATCTCTTATGATAATCATCCGCGCCTTAAACGTATCCTAATGCCTGAAAGTTGGATAGGCTGGCCCTTACGTAAGGACTATATAACCCCCAATTTTTATGAAATACAAGATGCTCATTGAATGATAAGAAATTCGTGCTCACTTATACAACACAACTCCAGATTTTATTCAAGTCAAGGAATATTTTTAGGTTCTTTTCCTAGATGAAACGGAATAcctatttataattaattcctattATACAAAAGCATTCCAGATAGACTGAGCCAAAAAAGGGTTTCatttggattcccctattttgaaAATCACATATTAATTTCCTTCATATGAACAGAAAAATAGGATGACTCAAAGAAGTTCTCTACCAGGAACTTTGTATCGCGCACATGACTTAGCACAactaggaaaataagataagatAAAGATAAGCAAGACTAAAAAAATATTCGTCGGAATAGTGGAATACAAAATAAAGAAACGCAAAAAAATAAAGGGGAACCTAATCTCACCCCCTTCCTTATCATAAAGAAAGGGTATATTTTAAAACTTCTCTAAAAAGAAGTGCCTCTATATTTATATTATAGATTTATCCACTTAGATGAATAAATCATACTCTATCTATATTATATATTATTAATAAATATGTATCACAATCCATCTCGAGGTATTTGGATCAATACCTATTCGGTGGatctttttttttctctgccaGGAACCAGATTTGAACTGGTGACACGAGGATTTTCAGTCCTCtgctctaccaactgagctatCCTGACCTTTTCTTGTGCATCATCCTAGTAGAGTATTTGTATCTATGTCAATTAAAAGGACTAAAAAATCAATTAAAGtatttcaaattcaaaatttgaaaggGGGGGGGTAGCCCTATGCATTGTGCATGGTTTACTTAAATAATACTTAAAAATAGAGTGAATAACCAAGATTTCTTGCCGATACTCTAATAAAAAAGAAATCTATTCAATGAATAGGATAAGATCCATTGAGTTCTCTTCGCATTCCTTTCCTTTGTGAAAGAGTAGAATGAGAAAGCTAATGAATCTTAAACCCattgataaaaagaaaaaaaaagaggatttGGGGATAGAGGGACTTGAACCCTCACAACTTAAAAAGTCGACGGATTTTCCTTTTACTAGAAATTTCATTGTTGTCAGTATTGACATGTAGAATGGGACTCTCTCTTTGTCCTCGTCCGATTAATCCACTTTCTTTTTAAAAGTTCtcaaaactttgaatttgaattgaaGAATTTGATTATTCAATATTCGAATGGAGTGGATTCAcaataattcaaaataaaattatgatatgagttttttatttcataatcatttcgaattttattttgaaattttaaaaaagatAAAGAACCTATATTATAATATGAGTTCTGTGATTAATCGTTTGCTATGTCAGTATCTATACGTGTTTATTAAATGTATAAAGTATAAAACCCCTCTTTCTCTAATTTAGAATTAGAAGGAATTCCACTAACAACACAACGTAATTAACTCGATTCGTTAGAACAGCTTCCATTGAGTCTCTGCACCTATCCTTTTCCTTTGTATTCTAGTTCGAGAATCCCTTCTCAAAACACGGATTTGGCTCAGGATTGCCCTTTTTTAATTCCAGGGTTTCTCTGAATTTGGAAGTTACCACTTAGCAGGTTTCCATACCAAGGCTCAATACAATCAAGTCCGTAGCGTCTACCGATTTCGCCATATCCCCACTTCCCTCTTCTTTGAGACCAGGATTCCTTGTGTAATTTCATCCATCtcttagttttttttttgaatcatTGAGTTCATCACTCAACGTAGTCTAGCAGTTCAGTTCGACTCTATTTGAGAGACCCCGCTTGCTTATTGCAATTCTGAATTACATTGATTCTATCCTTGATGTATTTGCAATTCAATCCGAATCAATATATCCAAAACTTTTTATCTCCCCCACCTCCCGTCTTACTTTTTTATAGTATTCGAAATTATACTATAACGCTGGatatttattctttttttctaATCAGAATTATCAATTTTATTTACTCTGACTTTATGTTCCCCTTAGTGAAATATTAATCCTCAAATTATTAACAAATAATAAAGTCTATAATGATCGAATGAAAATACCCATAAAGTCTAtaattttctttttaaatatcCTATAGTTAAGCATATCAAGCTAACTTTATCTttaagaagttttagtatttttttatttagtatttttttataagtaGAACTTCAAATTTAGAACTAGTTAATAGCTAAGAGTAATAACTAATATCTGAGATTTTACGGATTTCCTATACTATACCTATTTCTATTTGTTACACTATTTCCGTTATGTAAGCCCACTTAGCTCAGAGGTTAGAGCATCGCATTTGTAATGCGAGGGTCATCGGTTCAAATCCGATAGTCGGCTTTTTTTTTCTCTATCGATGTTCTACGAACAAGAATCTCTTTTTTTCCGAATTAAATGGAGAATCCAGGATCTTTTATGTTTTTTACCTTACTATTTTGCTAGAtacaaaacaataaaataaataatatatatacaaaaaatacaaaaaatacagattttgatgaaattccattttttgtggtACTTTAGTTGATTTTACTCTGTTTATCCTGTAGTTTAATTCAGTTTTAATTTCGATGTATTCTGTAATGTAAATACAATGAAATTAATTGTGTAAAATGAAATTTCAATAAAAAAAAGGAGTCTTCATGTCCCGTTATCGAGGACCTCGTTTAAAAAAAATACGCCGTTTGGGAGCTTTACCAGGACTCACTAGAAAAACACCTAAATCCGGAAGTAATcttaaaaaaaaattcaattcTGGGAAAAAGGAGCAATATCGTATTCGTCTTCAAGAAAAACAGAAATTGCGTTTTCATTATGGTCTGACAGAACGACAATTACTTAGATATGTACATATCGCTGGAAAAGCAAAAAGGTCAACAGGCCAGGTTTTACTACAATTACTTGAAATGCGTTTGGATAATATCCTTTTTCGATTGGGTATGGCTTCAACCATTCCTGGGGCCCGCCAATTAGTCaaccatagacatattttagttaaTGGCCGTATAGTCAATATACCAAGTTTTCGTTGCAAACCCCGAGATATTATTACTACGAAAGATAACCAAAGATCAAAAGGTCTGGTTCAAAATTATATTGCTTCATCGGACCCGGGGAAATTGCCAAGCCATTTGACGATTGACACATTGGAATATAAAGGACTAGTAAATAAAATCCTAGATAGGAAGTGGGTCGGTCTCAAAATAAATGAGTTGTTAGTTGTAGAATATTACTCTCGTCAGACTTGAACTTAATGAAAAAAGGAAAGGTTCATAGAATTTTCTTCCCCTTCCCCTTTCCCCGAACTAAATAGCCCTAAGACCATTACCATTAATTCGTATTTTCCCATCAACTAGCTAAAATTGATTAACCCTAGGATTAGGATCCTTTTTGCTTTTTTCCTCTATGTTTACATACCACAGT
Protein-coding regions in this window:
- the LOC123417020 gene encoding ATP synthase subunit beta, chloroplastic, producing MRTNPTTSRPGVSTSEEKSTGRIDQIIGPVLDVTFPPGKLPYIYNALVVQSRDTADKQINVTCEVQQLLGNNRVRAVAMSATDGLMRGMEVIDTGAPLSVPVGGATLGRIFNVLGEPVDNLGPVDSSATFPIHRSAPAFIELDTKLSIFETGIKVVDLLAPYRRGGKIGLFGGAGVGKTVLIMELINNIAKAHGGVSVFGGVGERTREGNDLYMEMKESGVINEKNIEESKVALVYGQMNEPPGARMRVGLTALTMAEYFRDVNKQDVLLFIDNIFRFVQAGSEVSALLGRMPSAVGYQPTLSTEMGSLQERIASTKKGSITSIQAVYVPADDLTDPAPATTFAHLDATTVLSRGLASKGIYPAVDPLDSTSTMLQPRIVGNEHYETAQRVKETLQRYKELQDIIAILGLDELSEEDRLTVARARKIERFLSQPFFVAEVFTGSPGKYVALAETIRGFQLILSGELDGLPEQAFYLVGNIDEASTKAITLEEENKSQK